A stretch of DNA from Desulfobulbaceae bacterium DB1:
CGCTGCTTTCTCTGCACAGCCTGGCCAGCATTGATCTGAAGGCCGACGAGGAGGGGCTGCTGGCCTATGCCCGCCTGCGCGGACTTGCCATTTTGTTTTTCCCCAGTGAGGCGTTGAACAGGGTGGAGGGTATTACCCGTTCCGCCGCGGTTTTTCAGGCCACCGGCGCCCATGGCGTGGCCGAACCGGCCGCCCTGCTTGCCGCAAGGCGGGGTCGGCTGATCGTCCCCAAGATAAAATATCGTGATGTCACCATCGCAATAGTGGAGAAATATTTGTGAAAAAAGGAAAATTATATGTTGTCGGCACCGGCCCCGGCGGGGTTGCCCACATAACCCCGGCCGCCCGCGCGGCCATTGCCTGTTCGTCGCTTGTTGTCGGATACCGCACCTATCTTGATCTCATCCCGGAACTGCTGGCGGACAAGGAGGTGGTTTCCTCGGAGATGATGAAGGAGGTGGATCGCACCCGCCAGGCCCTGGAGCGGGCAGCGGCCGGGGAAGCGGTGGCCCTGGTCTGTGGCGGTGATCCCGGCATTTACGCCCTGGCCGGGCTTGCCTTTGAGGTCGCCCGGGAAAGGGAGATGGACATCGATATTGAGGTGGTGCCGGGCATCGCCGCCTTAAACAGTTGCGCCGCGCGGCTGGGTGCCCCTCTCATGCATGATTTTGCCGCGATCAGTTTGTCCGATCTGCTCACCCCCTGGCCGTTGATTGAAAAGCGGCTGGAGGCAGCGGCGTCCGCTGATTTCGTCATCGTCATCTATAATCCGAAATCGAAACGGCGGACCGCGCAGATTGTCCGGGCCCGCGAGATCATCGCCGCGCACCGCGCCCCGGCCACGCCGGTGGGTATCGTCACCGCCGCCACCCGGGACAACGAAACCGTGGTGCTCACCACGCTCTCGAAGATGCTGGAGCAGGACATCGGCATGCAGTCCACCGTCATCATCGGCAATTCCGCCACCGTCACCTGGCAGGAATGGATGATCACGCCGCGGGGCTACCACAACAAGTACGATTTATAAGCCGATTCCGCCATGACCGCCGACATCACCCTGATCAATGCCCTGCTTTTCACCCCGGAGACCCCCAGCGGCCTGACTCCGGACTGTTTTGTCGAAATCAGCGGCAAGCGGATCCGGGCCGTCGGCCCCATGGCTGCCTGGAATTCGTCCGCAACAGGACGGGTCATGGACGTGCGGGGAAATCTCGTCATGCCCGGCCTGGTCAACGGCCATAATCACGCGGCCATGACCCTGTTTCGCGGCCTGGCCGACGACCTGCCCCTCATGAGCTGGCTCACGCAGCATATCTTTCCGGCGGAATCCCGTTTCGTCAGCCCGGAGATGGTCTATTGGGCCACCAAGCTCGCCGCGGCCGAGATGATTCTCTCCGGCACCACCTGCGTGGCCGATGCCTATTTTTACGAGGACAAGGCGGCCGAGGCCCTTGCCGAGGCAGGCATGCGGGCGGTGGCGGCCCAGGGAGTGATCGATTATCCCGCGCCGGGGGTGGCCGATCCAACGGACAATGTGGCGGCCTGCGATGCGTTTATCCGCTCATGCCGAGGGCACGAGCGGGTGACGCCCGCGGTGTTCGCCCATTCCCCCTATACCTGTTCGGATGAAACGCTGATCGCGGCCAAGAAGCTGGCCCGGACTCATGACGTCCCCTTTTTCATTCACCTGGCCGAAACGCGGGGGGAAAGAGAAATGATCCGGGCAAAGTTTTTGGGTTCCCCCCTGGCCTATCTGCATTCCCTCCATCTGCTCGATGAAAAAACGGTCTGCGTCCATGCGGTGTGGCTCGACGAGAAGGATATTACCCTGCTTGCGGCGAGCGGCGCCTCGGTGGTGACCTGCCCGGAAAGCAATATGAAGCTCGCCTCGGGCATTGCACCCCTTCCTGCCCTGCGGGCGGCCGGGGTGCGGGTGGGTCTGGGCACGGACGGCTGCGCCGGCAACAATGATCTGGATCTTTTCGGCGAAATGGATGCCTGCGCCAAGCTGCACAAGGTGAGCGGCCGGGACGCCACCCTCTGCCCGGCCCGGGATATCCTGGCCATGGCCACTACCGAGGGCGCGCATGCGCTGGGTGCGGCCGACACCGGCCGGCTTGCCCCCGGCAGGGATGCCGATCTCATCGTGGTGGACATTCATCGGCCCAGTCTCACCCCGTTGTATTCGGTTGATACGCTGGTGTACGCAGCCCGGGGCGATGCGGTGCAAAGCGTTGTCATCAACGGTCGGCTGGTCATGGACGAAAGGAGAATCTTGACTTTTGACGTGGCCGAGGCTATGGAAAGGGTCAACAGGCTGGCAGGGGAAGTGAAAAAAAAATGAAGCGGACGGCGGAAAGATTTTTCAGGCGTTCGGCAAAATTCAGGAAACGGAATCATCCATGACAAAAGAACCGGCAATAAACGGCACCCTGCATGGCCCCCTGCATCGCAGGCTGTATGACTGGGTGCTGCACTGGGCCGACACCCCTTACGGGCTGCCCGCCCTGATGGCGATTTCCTTCGTGGAAAGCAGTTTTTTCCCCATCCCGCCGGATATTCTGCTTATTCCCCTGGTGATGGGCGCCTTGAGCCGCTGGTGGCGTTTTGCCCTCTGGTGTACCGTGGCCTCGGTGCTGGGCGGCATCTTCGGCTACGGTATCGGCGTATTTGCCTGGGAGACGGCGGGCCGCTGGATCGTGGAAAATATCGCCCACGTCCGGCTTGTGCCGGTGAACGGCCGGGCGGACATCGCCCTGCCCGCCTATATTGTCACTGCCTTTGGTCCGTCCTTGGGCGGGGATCATCTCTTTCAGGTGTATGACCGCTGGAATGCCTGGATCGTCTATATCTTCGGCCTCACGCCGCTGCCCTATAAACTGATCACCATAACCGCCGGGGTGGCCAAGATCAATTTCCCGATCTTTGTCCTCACCTCCATCGCCGCCAGGGCAACCCGTTTTTTCGTGGTGGCCTGGATGCTGAAGAAGTGGGGCACACCGGCCAAGGCATTTATCGACCGTTACTTCAACCTGCTTTGCGTTGCCTTTGTCCTGCTGCTCGTCGGCGGATTCGCCGTACTGAAGTTTGTTCTCTGATCGCCCGCGTAATTATTCGTTCCATCCCTGGCTGCCGATCAGGCTGACAAAGCGCACGCTTTCAATGCATTGCCGGGAGATGCTTCCCTCAACTTTGTCGACCACGATCAATTCCTGGCTCATCCGATCCCCCACCGGGATGATCAGCCGTCCCGGATCAGCCAGTTGGTCGAGCAGGGCCGGAGGGATGTGCGGTCCTGCGGCGGTGACCATGATGGCGTCATACGGGCCGTGTTCCGGCCAGCCCAGGGTGCCGTCATCGATTTTGCAGACAATGTTCAGCAGTGCCAGCCGGTCGAAAGTGCGGCGGGCCATGATGTGCAGGGATTTGATCCGTTCAACCGTATAAACCCGTTCGCACAGCCGGGCGAGAACGGCGGTCTGATAGCCGCAGCCGGTGCCGATTTCCAGCACTTTTTCATGGCCCCGGAGACGCAGGGCCTGGGTCATCAGCGCGACGATATAGGGTTGGGAGATCGTCTGCCCTTCGCCGATGGGCAGGGGAAAGTCGCCGTAGGCCTGACTCTGCAGGGCATCCTGGACAAAGAGGTTGCGCGGCACCGTGCCCATGGCGTCAAGGACGCGCTCATCGTGGATACCCCGGGGAACCAGTTGTTCCCGCACCATTCGTGCCCTGGCGAGCGCGTAATTATTCGGCGGGGAGCTCATCGTTCCGGGAAATTCCGCTTTTTTTGAACTCTTCCGGAGTCAAGGAGCGGTAAGCGCAGGTGGTCACTTTTTCTCCGGCAAAGCGGATGGTGACCACGTCAACATCTTCATTCCCCAGTTTTTCGCCGATATATGGCGTTTTCCGCAACAGGGTCTTGTTGACCTGATAGTAAATCCACATTTCACCATACTGATCGACCTGCTGGTCGTCCGGAGGGCCCATGTAGGTCAGCACCTCCTCGCGGGTTGTCCCCTGGGTCAGCAGGCAGACATCCGAGGCGAGATGACGCACCGGGCTACGAAAAAAACAGCCGGCAAGCAACTGCAGGCAGAGAAGACAGACAGCTGTGGTGAAGAGTTTCCGGATCATTTCTGTTTTTGAAATTTCTTTTTGAGGTTAAGGGGGGATTGCGATTTTCCGACAATCTTTAAAATTATCTATAAATATACCCTGGGATCGATTTTTGCAAGTTTTCCGCTGTTGTTTGACGGCAATCAGCTAAAAAAACTCGGAGAAATCAAGAAGGAGCACGGGAATGACTTGACCTTGCCCGGCGGATTGTACTAATTTATTATATATTTTTTTGAGAAATCAGCGGATTTTGCGGCAAACCTGAAGACAAAGCGGTCGGCAATTTTGAAAAACCGTTGATGTGCTTTATTTTGCCGGATATTTTTGGTTTTGTACGGGCTTAATAAATTTTATGAGGGACGATACGAATGCGCTGCCCAAAATGTGGATACATCTCTTTCGATCAACAACCATCCTGTAAAAAGTGTTCCGCCGATCTTACGGCGATTTCGGCTTCCCTGCCCGGCACCGGACTGAAGGCCCAGGAGATTTTTTTTCTCGCTTCCCTGCTGGAGGGAGCGGCAGAGGCGGAAGAACGGGAGTATGACCTCTCCGACATGGCGGTTGACGAGGAAGTTGAACTTCTCGGGCCGGAACCGGCGGAAAGCGAGGAGGTGCCGGTGGTGAACCTTGCCCCGTTTGCAGCGGCCGGGTCGGCCGGGGAGGAAGAGGAAGAAATCAGCTTGACCCTGCCGGGCGAAGACGAGGAAGAAGTCGAAGCCGCGGCGGAGGAAGAGGAAGATGTTTTGGGCGGGCAAGAAGAATCCGGCGGCATTGAGTTTTCCATGGGCGAAGAGGAAATGGCGGGGCTGAATGTCGATCTGCTCCTTGATCGCGACAAAACTCCGGCGGCAAAGACCGTTGCCCCCGAGTCGCCGTCCGGGGAGGAGTTGCAGGGCGGTATTGAATTTCAACTGGAAGAGGAGGAGCCGGTTGCAGAGGCTCAGGCGGCGGTTTCGTTTGCGGAAGAGGAAGAACCCGGCCGGGGGGAGCTGGATCTCGAAGAGGCGGAAGAGCAGGCGGGCGGCATTGACTTTGATTTAGGCCTCATGCCGGAAATAGAGATGGAAGAGGCCGCCTCCGATGAGGACGAAGCGCAAACACCTCCTGCCGGCAAATCCGATTCTTCTTTAAAGCTTGATCTTGATGTTGACCTTGAAGATGAACCGGAAGGCAATGATCTGGTTTTCAACCTCGAAGACATCGATATGGACGATCTGCTCATTCCCGCCAAT
This window harbors:
- a CDS encoding cytochrome B, which gives rise to MTKEPAINGTLHGPLHRRLYDWVLHWADTPYGLPALMAISFVESSFFPIPPDILLIPLVMGALSRWWRFALWCTVASVLGGIFGYGIGVFAWETAGRWIVENIAHVRLVPVNGRADIALPAYIVTAFGPSLGGDHLFQVYDRWNAWIVYIFGLTPLPYKLITITAGVAKINFPIFVLTSIAARATRFFVVAWMLKKWGTPAKAFIDRYFNLLCVAFVLLLVGGFAVLKFVL
- a CDS encoding protein-L-isoaspartate O-methyltransferase, producing the protein MSSPPNNYALARARMVREQLVPRGIHDERVLDAMGTVPRNLFVQDALQSQAYGDFPLPIGEGQTISQPYIVALMTQALRLRGHEKVLEIGTGCGYQTAVLARLCERVYTVERIKSLHIMARRTFDRLALLNIVCKIDDGTLGWPEHGPYDAIMVTAAGPHIPPALLDQLADPGRLIIPVGDRMSQELIVVDKVEGSISRQCIESVRFVSLIGSQGWNE
- a CDS encoding precorrin-3B C(17)-methyltransferase, which encodes MFVKKGKLYVVGTGPGGVAHITPAARAAIACSSLVVGYRTYLDLIPELLADKEVVSSEMMKEVDRTRQALERAAAGEAVALVCGGDPGIYALAGLAFEVAREREMDIDIEVVPGIAALNSCAARLGAPLMHDFAAISLSDLLTPWPLIEKRLEAAASADFVIVIYNPKSKRRTAQIVRAREIIAAHRAPATPVGIVTAATRDNETVVLTTLSKMLEQDIGMQSTVIIGNSATVTWQEWMITPRGYHNKYDL